Sequence from the Candidatus Afararchaeum irisae genome:
GACGGAGACGTCGTAGTGATCACGACCAAAGTAGTCTCAATGGCTGAGGGACGTCTCGTAGACGCCGACGAGGTGGAGGTCACGGAGCGTGACGAGAGAGTCGCCGAAGTAACGGGTCTAGATCCGCGGGAGGTCTCTCTTATATACGACGAAAGCGACGTGATAGGTGCTATCCCAGTCGCTGAAATAGGCGAGGATCTCATAATGGAACACGCCTCAGATCCCGAGAATGCCGAGAGTGCCTTAGAAGAGATGCCGTCGGCTCTCGTGACTGACCGCGGAGGACGTCTATGTACAAACGCCGGCGTCGACTGGTCGAACTCGCCCGAGGGTATGATGACAGTCCTTCCCAAAGACCCCGATGAGAGCGCTCGGAGGATACGTGAGGGTATCGAAGAGGAGACGGGAAAGGAGGTCGCCGTAGTTCTCGCCGACTCTGAGATAGTAGGTCCCGGAACCGTCGACTTAGCCACGGGATGTTCCGGAATTGAGGCTGTCGACACCAAATTCGGACGTGAGGATCTCTAC
This genomic interval carries:
- a CDS encoding coenzyme F420-0:L-glutamate ligase; the protein is MPPKHRTERLSFQGLDIGIVEEGDDLVRRIAEATDDEYPLEDGDVVVITTKVVSMAEGRLVDADEVEVTERDERVAEVTGLDPREVSLIYDESDVIGAIPVAEIGEDLIMEHASDPENAESALEEMPSALVTDRGGRLCTNAGVDWSNSPEGMMTVLPKDPDESARRIREGIEEETGKEVAVVLADSEIVGPGTVDLATGCSGIEAVDTKFGREDLYGKPKIGGVDLIADEITAGSALLFGQSDERSPVVVIRGLEYEDGERVPNSSGLIRRGLRKAVALTARMKAREWI